attaatatgcgttagacccggccaggggaccgtttttttgtagagccgcggaacaggcaaacgtatcgtccataatttAGAACGATTGGaaccggaaggtggcgacgcattaaacatatatattcgaaagccaggaaaattctccataagtcgtccatagtttaaaatagtacacggctttcggtgacatagtaataacgtcagaccaggccaggtgACCGATTTTTTcgtagagctgcttgtacaggcaaacgtgcagtttataatttttccgaacgtgttccggaaggtggcgacgcattaggtctatatattcggaaagccaggaaaatgttctataagtcgtttatagttcataagtgtacacggctttcggtgacatagtaatctgcgtcagaccaggccaggggacctttttttttgtagaactgcAATAcaggaaacgtatcgtttataatttttccgaccgtgttccggaaggtggcgatgcattaagcctatatatttggaaagccaggaaaattctccataagtcgaccatagttcaaaagtgtacacggctttcggtgacatattaatatgcgtcagaccaggccaggggaccgtttttttgtagggCTCCttatacaggcaaacgtatcgtcgaTAATTTTTGCCGATTGGAACCGGAAGGAGTCGtcgcattaagcctatacatTCCGacaaccaggcaagttctctatatgTCGTCCATAGTTAAAAGTGTTCAAGGCTTCGGGAACATAGTTATCTGCGTCAGATCAGCccaggtgaccgtttttttgtagagccgcttATACAGGCAAAGGtgctgtttataatttttccgaccgtgttccggaagtaggcgacgcattaagcctatatattcagaaaaccaggcaagttctctataagtcgtccatagttcaaaagtgtacacggctttcggtgacatagtaataatatgcgtcagacaaggccagtggaccgtttttttgtagggccccttgtacaggcaaacgtgcattttataatttttccgaacgtgttccggaaggtggcgacgaattaaacatatatatacgaaagccaggaaaattctccataagtcgtccatagttcaaattAGTGCACgtctttcggtgacatagtaatatgcgtcagaccaggccaggggacctttttttttgtagaactgcttgtacaggcatacgtgccgtttataatttttccgaccgtgttccggaaggtggcgacgcattaagcctatatattcggaaaaccaggcaagttctctataagacgtccatagttcaaaatagtacatggctttcggggacatattaatatgcgttagacccggccaggggaccgtatttttgtagagctgtggaacaggcaaacgtatcgtccataattttggccgattggagccggaaggtggcgacgcattaagcctatacattctgaaaaccaggcaagttctctataagtcgtccatagttcaaaagtgtacacggctttcggggacatattaatatgcgttagacccggccaggggaccgtatttttgtagagctgtggaacaggcaaacgtatcgtccataattttggccgattggagccggaaggtggtgacgcatcaaacctatatatttggaaagtcaggaaagttctctataagtcgtccatagttcaaaagtgtacacggctttcggtgacatagtaataatatgcgtcagaccaggccagtggaccgtttttttgtagggccctttgtacaggcaaacgtgcaatttataatttttccgaacgtgttccagaaggtggcgacacattaagcCTATACattcggaaaaccaggcaagttctctataagtcgtccatagttcaaaagtttacaaggcttcggggacatagttatatgcgtcagatcagccCAGGTGACCGTTATTTTGAAGATCTGATTGTACAGGTatacgtgcagtttataatttttccgaccgtgttccggaaggtggcgacgcattaaacatatatattcgaaagccagaaaaattctccataagtcgtccatagttcaaaattgtacaaggctttcggggacatattaatatgcgttggACCAGGCCAGAggaccttttttttgtagaaccgcagtacaggcaaacgtatcgtttataatttttccgaccgtgccCTGGAAGGTGGCAacgtattaggtctatatattcggaaagccaggagaATGTTcaataagtcgtttatagtacaaaagtgtacacggctttcggtgacatagtaatatgcgtcagaccaggccaggggacctttttttttgtagaactgcaaaacaggcaaacgtatcgtttataatttttccgaccttGGTCCGGAAgttggcgacgcattaagcctatatatccggaaaaccaggcaagttctctataagtcgtccatagttcaaaagtgtacgtggctttcggggacatattaatatgcgttagacccggccaggggaccgtatttttgtagagctgcggaacaggcaaacgtatcgtccataattttggccgattggagccggaaggtggtgacgcatcaaacctatatatttggaaatcagGAAAgctctctataagtcgtccatagttcaaaagtgtacaaggctttcggtgacatagttatatgcgtcagaccaggccagtggaccgtttttttgtgGGCGCTTGTTcaggcaaacgtgcaatttataatttttccgaacgtgttccAGAAGGTGGCGAcgaattaaacatatatatacgaaagccagaaaaattctctataagtcttccatagttcaaaatagtacacggctttcggtgacatagtaataacgtcataccaggccatgggaacttttttttgtagaaccgcagtacaggcaaacgtatcgtttatattttttccgaccgtgttccggaaggtagcgacgtattaggtctatatattcgggaagccaggaaagttctctataagtcatCCACAgtacaaaagtgtacaaggcttcgggaaTATAGTTATATCCGTCAGATCAGTCCAgttgaccgtttttttgtagagctgcagtacaggcaaacgtatcgtttataatttttcccaacgtgttctggaaggtggcgacgtactAGGTCTATATATTGGGAaatccagaaaaattctccataagtcgtccatagttcaaaatagtacaaggctttcggggacatattaatatgcgttagacccggccaggggaccgtttttttgtagagccgcggaacaggcaaacgtatcgtccataatttAGAACGATTGGaaccggaaggtggcgacgcattaaacatatatattcgaaagccaggaaaattctccataagtcgtccatagtttaaaatagtacacggctttcggtgacatagtaataacgtcagaccaggccaggtgaccgtttttttcgtagagctgcttgtacaggcaaacgtgcagtttataatttttccgaacgtgttccggaaggtggcgacgcattaagcctttatattcggaaagccatgaaaatttgctataagtcgtttatagttcataagtgtacacggctttcggggacatattaatatgcgttagacccggccagggaaccgtatttttgtagaactGCAATATAGGCAAAcgtatcatttataatttttccgaccttTGTCCGGAAGGTGGacacgcattaagcctatatattcggaaaaccaggcaagttctctataagtcgtccatagttcaaaagtgtacatggctttcggggacatattactATGCGTTAAacccggccaggggaccgtatttttgtagagctgcggaacaggcaaacgtatcgtccaaaATTTTGgccgattggagccggaaggtggGGACGCatcaaactatatatatttggaaagtcaggaaagttctctataagtcgtccatagttcaaaagtgtacacggctttcggtgacatagtaatatgcgtcagaccaggccagtggaccgtttttttgtagggccgcttgtacaggcaaacgtgcagtttataatttttccgaacgtgttccggaaggtggcgacgcctTAAACACATATattcgaaagccagaaaaattctccataagtcgtccatagttcgaaatagtacacggctttcggtgacatagttaTAACGTCATACCAGGCCAtgggaacttttttttgtagaaccgcagtacaggcaaacgtatcgtttataatttttccgaccgtgttccggaaggtggtgacGCCTTAAACACATATattcgaaagccagaaaaattctccataagtcgtccatagttcaaaatagtacaaggctttcggggacatatgaatatgcgttagacccagccaggggaccgtatttttgtagagccgcggaacaggaaaacgtatcgtccataatttaggccgattggagccggaagttggcgactcattaaacatatatattctaaagccagaaaaattctgcataagtcgtccatagttcaaaatagtacacggctttcggtgacatagtaataacgtCATACCAGGCCATGGGAACTTATTGTAgaaccgcagtacaggcaaacgtatcgtttataatttttccgaccgtgttctggaaggtagcgacgtattaggtctatatattcggaaagccaggaaaatgttctataagtcgtttatagttcaaaagtgtacacggctttcggtgacatagtaataatatgcgtcagacaaggccagtggaccgttttttttgtagggccccttgtacaggcaaacgtgcattttataatttttccgaacgtgttccggaaggtggcgacgaattaaacatatatatacgaaagccaggaaaattctccataagtcgtccatagttcaaattAGTACACgtctttcggtgacatagtaatatgcgtcagaccaggccaggggacctttttttttgtagaactgcttgtacaggcatacgtgccgtttataatttttccgaccgtgttccggaaggtggcgacgcattaagcctatatattcggaaaaccaggcaagttctctataagacgtccatagttcaaaatagtacatggctttcggggacatattaatatgcgttagacccggccaggggaccgtatttttgtagagctgtggaacaggcaaacgtatcgtccataattttggccgattggagccggaaggtggcgacgcattaagcctatacattctgaaaaccaggcaagttctctataagtcgtccatagttcaaaagtgtacacggctttcggggacatattaatatgcgttagacccggccaggggaccgtatttttgtagagctgtggaacaggcaaacgtatcgtccataattttggccgattggagccggaaggtggtgacgcatcaaacctatatatttggaaagtcaggaaagttctctataagtcgtccatagttcaaaagtgtacacggctttcggtgacatagtaataatatgcgtcagaccaggccagtggaccgttttttttgtagggccctttgtacaggcaaacgtgcaatttataatttttccgaacgtgttccagaaggtggcgacacattaagcCTATACattcggaaaaccaggcaagttctctataagtcgtccatagttcaaaagtttacaaggcttcggggacatagttatatgcgtcagatcagccCAGGTGACCGTTATTTTGAAGATCTGATTGTACAGGTatacgtgcagtttataatttttccgaccgtgttccggaaggtggcgacgcattaaacatagatattcgaaagccagaaaaattctccataagtcgtccatagttcaaaattgtacaaggctttcggggacatattaatatgcgttggACCAGGCCAGAggaccttttttttgtagaaccgcagtacaggcaaacgtatcgtttataatttttccgaccgtgccCTGGAAGGTGGCAacgtattaggtctatatatacggaaaaccaggcaagttttctataagtcgtccatagatCAAAAGTGTACgtggctttcggggacatattaatatgcgttagacccggccaggggaccgtatttttgtagagctgcggaacaggcaaacgtatcgtccataattttggccgattggagccggaaggtggcgacgcatcaaacctatatatttggaaaatcaGGAAAgctctctataagtcgtccatagttaaaaagtgtacaaggctttcggtgacatagttatatgcgtcagaccaggccagtggaccgtttttttgtgGGCCGCTTGTTcaggcaaacgtgcaatttataatttttccgaacgtgttccAGAAGGTGGCGAcgaattaaacatatatatacgaaagccagaaaaattctctataagtcttccatagttcaaaatagtacacggctttcggtgacatagtaataacgtcataccaggccatgggaacttttttttgtagaaccgcagtacaggcaaacgtatcgtttatattttttccgaccgtgttccggaaggtagcgacgtattaggtctatatattcgggaagccaggaaagttctctataagtcgtttatagttcaaaagtttacatggctttcggggacatagtaatatgcgtcagacgaGCCGAAGGtatcgttattttgtagatctgaTTGTACAGGCatacgtgcagtttataatttttccgaccgtgttccggaaagtggcgacgcattaagcctttatattcggaaagccatgAAAATTagctataagtcgtttatagttcataagtgtacaaggctttcggggacatattaatatgcgttagacccggccaggggaccgtttttttgtagagccgcggaacaggcaaacgtatcgtccataatttAGAACGATTGGaaccggaaggtggcgacgcattaaacatatatattcgaaagccaggaaaattctccataagtcgtccatagtttaaaatagtacacggctttcggtgacatccCAGACagcattacaatattttacatatatgttatcaatattttctgtgaacacgaaaatattttaaatttgtgttttaattatGTGATTTAAGTGTTAACAATAATGAAGCAATATTGTGACAACGACTCGTGGCAGAAAATTCCATATTGtggaattatgttttttaagatattttaacaatatgtgGTACCACAGATTTCTAAGATATAgttaagtaatatatttcagaaacatgtaaataaacatatttttacaataataattgattagtgttgttaacatattttttctaaatgtaCTCAAATATTTAATGAGACAATTCATTATTTGATGCTTGTAGCTATataattgagtacctatactacagttactactatatattaaactatattccATTTTATGTATATGCCTTAATCTTACAAACCATGGTAcactaattaatgtattaatatttctgTTTATTCACCTCATAATGGAAACTCAGTTcaccttaatttaatttttagttttgaagttattaataaaatccaaatattgttcacattataattaattattaagtatttggaTACAATCCAATTTAAGTTCAggttttaagattatttttttttactgatcaACAACCATTTAATTTCTATATCCACAATCAATTCGTATACAGTAAAACTATGGTAAGACAGAACTTCTGTAAGATTGGAACAcgataaaaagaataatttctATAGTCGCGATTCAGATAATTGTGAGCACTCTATCAAGTCAGAAACTCCGTTTAAGATGGAAAAATTGGACGGGCCTAAGCGATTCTGTCTTAGCGAGGTTTTACTGTACTACTAATTATtactcaataatttaaaatccaaatCAATCATATTTCAAAGTGTAACTATAAAATGCCATACAAatcttcttatttatttaaaaatttttattttaaagtttttttttttcatgttaaaaCATTACActttaatgttttttacaatttttctttagtttttttagtaataCGATTAGTGGCTTGAGCCATCCACTTGCTTATTGTAAGTGCTATTTCCATATCAGGAACTTTTTCAAACTTTGAACAGCTTCGAACAGCTTCTAATAACATAAATAGTTAAacatagatataaataaatagtacaatcagaaagtaaaaaattatcaactctcaccaaatattattttacacgagtGCAAAgaagaaaatttgtttttgccTTTAAATCCAATATAGGAGTAATTGCGTAACCAATCATCATCAAATAGTTTTTGCATCATGCGTCTTATGGTTTCAGGAATAGTTTTTCCGACTGAAAGTGATAATTCTGAAACCTAAAAGATAAgcaataacatacaattttgaaattaagtAATAGGTTAAATTTATATCTAAATTTTGATACTTACAACTTTATCTCTATAAGCAGAAGATTCGAGtaacatttcaaaattgtttatagtttCTTCGTTAGATATAGGAaggttttcattatttaatacagaTACAGCAGTTATATTAGAGTTTTTTGTCACACCCAGTTCTGAGCAgatattgttaacattttcgAGCATTTTCTTAACTGATTCTGATACATATACCAaatgtttaatatcatattttaaattggtaAATGATGTTCTAACATAATCATTGAGtccttgaaaaaattaaaattaagtacatCAATAAATGCAGTCAACTATATAAcacattgaattataattaaatcattacaatattaaaattcaagttaataacattatttattaaagttgtaaaaaaaaaaatatggtattacagcattataacataatagatAAATAACTCACTATTAAAATCATCCACCTTTACTACATCTGCAGGTTCAATAAGACTTTGCTTAAAACTTTCAGTATCCAATCGTACAATTTTACTGTTATTACCTTCAGAAAAATGAACTTAAAGTTAATGgctaagtttttaattaacattatagaatataatataaattcatacattttgtcTTACACAAGGGAATAGtagtaatagcaataatattattataagcaatgTCGAataattcaatttcaaaatctatgtataattttttgtttaagaagagaacataaaaaactatagtagatagttttaaaacaaatgtatgtattattaatattattaagttgtatttttttaattattaaatatatttaaatttaaaaatcataaaaattctacttaaataataattacaagtaTGGTAAATAGTATCATCATACCAGCATTTTTCTCCAgcacatcatcatcatcacttTGAGCAAATAGTTTGCGTTTAACTTGAACTTTTGAATCTGgagtatctttttttttaatggaatttAATGAATCATCTGCAATAGTAACTGCTGCTCCATCTAGTACTTTCCACTTTCCAACAGGACTATTGATTACTTCTAAACAAtctaaaaaatagataaaaaaaataacaataggaaaatatgatacaatagttttataaaatttggtGATTGATTTACACAACACCAACCTTATTTCTTAAATAAGGCTTAAATAatgatgtattatgtattattattcaactttatacttgataaatatcaaatacaGAGTCAAGGTTtgaataactcaaaataatttattattttgtaataattaagaaCTGTATTAGTGAAAATATGAGAGTACAGGCATGTGaagatcaaaataatatattattagattataactttaaacagcaatttaaatttattaatttttactacctaAGCCATATTTGTGGCATTATAATTATCTTTTTGAAAATGGtgcatttaagaaaattaatattatataaaaaagtaaatatcagTCATAGGTAGTATTTACCAATATCGTCATTTtccaaatgtttgtaatttagtGGAGAGGCACATAATTGTTTTCCACACAGCAGTTCATTACAACTTACACgatctatatagtataaattcattttaattttaggtaaatatattacttaagtaAAATTAACACTTGTAaatataacctttttttttaaaatgattgtcATTGGGATTTAACGGAGGCACGTACAACATATCTTGATCACTATCATAAATATCTGTATTTTCACTGGAATCTATATTatgaaacacaaaaataaattacaatattattcgataTTAGCATTGGGAAAtgcatgtattatacatttattccatgatgtctatacatatttttatcaaccattttatttttcatattttttgattttattattaaatgtattattttattattatacatattattaggttGGTTAATTTATTGGTTGTGGACCAGTTATTTTTTGCTGTTACTGTGGTTTAAatgctaaattattataaaatggtcATACAACTTAACTTGCTGAACCTAAATCTGGTAcagaaactaatatttttatattttataatattcttaaaaaaggTTTTTggattataaaagtatattatttattgttttattttaatatgaaatttgttcctataaatatttattacatagattatgataatttatttatcttttttttagaattatatcatCCAATCCtagttattatgttttgtaagacTATGTATCacttaaacaaaacaaaaaaaatgtcacattGAATATTTACCTGAAAATTCTGGTGGTGTTTCTTTAGGTACACTTTTTTttgacacaatattttttatttttttgttagtttttgaTTCAATGTCTTCAGCTGAAGAAAGATCTGAAGTGTTTTGGGCTTTTAAAGCTTTAAGCCTAGCTTCCGCGTAAGatgctaaaaatattttaaaaatacaaattagttaaaaaaatttacataggtattatagatacatttttaaacaattaatacattacTCACCAATCGGTTTTTCAGATAGTAGTCTCACTTTATAAAAGTCAAATTGAGATTTTCctggtttgatttttttttctataaatttatttttgttttttatgaattgttttGGCCAGGCACAATATCCGTTTTTTAGCCAAATTGTAGGTACTGCTGAGACAGAGTTGTcgcttaaaaaattaactataagcCACATTATTTCctataaatttaagtaaaaagatatatttatttaaatcattacaaTTAGGTAATAAATTCTACAATATAATCAAATGTTCCAAGGTAAAGACAATGAAatgtatctacatattatttttaatttgtcatacctatagcctatataagtatatttaaatttgtccaATTTTGTTATTCATAGGTTATCAATTTATCcaatactaggtatatatatagacgTTCATCATTTTTACCTTCTAGTTAATTaggtaagttaaaattaaaattaaaatttacatttttataaaacaatatttacactATAACaccaataatatatgaaactatAATACTTGAACTAAAGTGAATGTAAAATAGGGAAGGCAATATATCTTTCcttaacagaaaataaaatgattttatttttaatttctgtaattttccaatattttaagttttttgataaattttgtactATGAATATATTCAATTTGCTGGATCTAATTGGCTTATCATAAAATGGgcacttatttaaaaattcaaatccaATAATAAGAACTTCTAAGGTAGAATTATAATgtgcaatatttttaacttgaaCAACTTCTCCAGTATTAGTAAGAACA
This genomic window from Metopolophium dirhodum isolate CAU chromosome 1, ASM1992520v1, whole genome shotgun sequence contains:
- the LOC132935906 gene encoding uncharacterized protein LOC132935906 isoform X1, which produces MWLIVNFLSDNSVSAVPTIWLKNGYCAWPKQFIKNKNKFIEKKIKPGKSQFDFYKVRLLSEKPIASYAEARLKALKAQNTSDLSSAEDIESKTNKKIKNIVSKKSVPKETPPEFSDSSENTDIYDSDQDMLYVPPLNPNDNHFKKKDRVSCNELLCGKQLCASPLNYKHLENDDIDCLEVINSPVGKWKVLDGAAVTIADDSLNSIKKKDTPDSKVQVKRKLFAQSDDDDVLEKNAGNNSKIVRLDTESFKQSLIEPADVVKVDDFNRLNDYVRTSFTNLKYDIKHLVYVSESVKKMLENVNNICSELGVTKNSNITAVSVLNNENLPISNEETINNFEMLLESSAYRDKVVSELSLSVGKTIPETIRRMMQKLFDDDWLRNYSYIGFKGKNKFSSLHSCKIIFEAVRSCSKFEKVPDMEIALTISKWMAQATNRITKKTKEKL
- the LOC132935906 gene encoding uncharacterized protein LOC132935906 isoform X2: MWLIVNFLSDNSVSAVPTIWLKNGYCAWPKQFIKNKNKFIEKKIKPGKSQFDFYKVRLLSEKPIASYAEARLKALKAQNTSDLSSAEDIESKTNKKIKNIVSKKSVPKETPPEFSDSSENTDIYDSDQDMLYVPPLNPNDNHFKKKDRVSCNELLCGKQLCASPLNYKHLENDDIDCLEVINSPVGKWKVLDGAAVTIADDSLNSIKKKDTPDSKVQVKRKLFAQSDDDDVLEKNAGNNSKIVRLDTESFKQSLIEPADVVKVDDFNRLNDYVRTSFTNLKYDIKHLVYVSESVKKMLENVNNICSELGVTKNSNITAVSVLNNENLPISNEETINNFEMLLESSAYRDKVVSELSLSVGKTIPETIRRMMQKLFDDDWLRNYSYIGFKGKNKFSSLHSCKIIFAVRSCSKFEKVPDMEIALTISKWMAQATNRITKKTKEKL